A genome region from Microbacterium sp. CGR2 includes the following:
- a CDS encoding thiamine-binding protein, producing MLIAFSVAPSGTPADGAERAGDSVHDAVAAAVRVVRDSGLPHRTTSMFTEIEGPDWDTVMGVVKQATEAVMPFGSRVSLVLKADIRPGYSGELDAKVERLEAAIEESGE from the coding sequence ATGCTGATCGCCTTTTCCGTCGCCCCCAGTGGCACGCCTGCCGATGGAGCGGAGCGCGCCGGCGACTCCGTGCACGATGCGGTGGCTGCGGCCGTGCGCGTCGTCCGAGATTCGGGCTTGCCGCACCGCACCACGAGTATGTTCACCGAGATCGAGGGGCCCGATTGGGACACGGTCATGGGTGTCGTCAAGCAGGCGACCGAGGCGGTGATGCCCTTCGGATCACGCGTGTCGTTGGTGCTCAAGGCTGACATCCGTCCCGGGTACTCCGGTGAGCTGGATGCGAAGGTCGAGCGCCTCGAAGCCGCGATCGAAGAATCCGGCGAGTAG